A genomic stretch from Chryseobacterium sp. SNU WT5 includes:
- a CDS encoding GEVED domain-containing protein, producing MNNTLLLSSQNTNPIFTRENLTQKIKSSIFLFLILFSSSLFSQTTIILPADQTSWYVPCDVTTITVEVWGAGGGGQSVTGNGVAGRGGGGSGGGYVRNSYTVTPNSKISYSVGIGGNGSASAANDGSASWFSTPITLLAVGGKGAATMGTGSGTGSIALTSGNVGGTTVSTYGGNGGNATSTTTGGGGASAGNAKGNNANGATGGAAAANSYAGANGINSSWGDGVSATIGAGGSGSKKGTSNDTWKGGSGGPGQIRITYTSSIPSNYCTKVFLNSEPITNVTFGGINNTSSPLLSSPAYESFCGIPANIAQGQTYPVSLKGNTDGDFTDYFTVFIDLNRNGSFADAGERFDIGTIKNSTGTDALVATNNILIPFSATLGLTKMRVAKHYNSYPDDCDPQTYGQVEDYVINITSPPACTGTPSGGLVTLTPNSGAPSSVFVASVAGGSGGTGLTYQWESATSAGGPWTNVTGATTATANITAVNTPGTTTYYKRKITCSGLSGYSDTKTFVTGSGVYKVPATGNETITTCSGTIYDNGGTGQYNNSSNGFTIIKPATAGALVRLNVVSYNVERSYPDYVTIYDGEGTTGEILAGGFIHTSGTGTCRDYKSDLPSQITSKTGSLTVKFQSDTGTPCDGFEFTISCFTPTPCSGAPTAGTFTLSSSTGAPLSAFTATASAPSTDGGLIYQWQIAETSSGPWTDIAGQTKINAGFTAVPTPNTTRIYRRKVTCTNSGLVAYTPEKSFTTNPVTYCTPTVSSGYATTNYITSVAFKGTLVEAENIQATPFNNTTAPIGYQDYTGLPKSVQAQGGGVNVLMVTTKESLYKAWIDWNGDGDFTDLGENIYNAGGTGQFSTTIGFKIPDNAPPGDYRIRIRTSSVDENFSSCGDISQNGETEDYLFTVVANCWSMVTGTTEATGCAGTSVDLKAESSGVVTEFRWYDAIKGGSLVGTSLPDGAGKTVWTTPILSATKTFYVTAYGGCESLSRVPAKAFINPVPVITFTPSSAKACGDNSIVRLSASGNNQTDWLINDNFQAAGTGKFVPGREYSIDTGGPLDIKTQWTKQSSAFVANGGTTWTPAVASGAQGNNFLFTTSDIGSKKRVETTLTSIPLDTGGFNTLRFKFRMYYSRYFKGLNEEPLKDFVKIQVSDNGAPWVDLDYITRSIGEASNFAFPGESAAVPFSYYDLNAYKGKTNFKLRILYYADDWCDGVAIDDVELYGEKDLAASFSWTKDHAIDFYADAAATVPYSTTSSTAAVYIKPSPDQMEQYTSWNINATALLNNGCTATGKVQVENFSKIWNNAGTSWNTPATWKPTNGLPDLSTCVIVRTPLIVDSSLNPAGAMAKSITIIENGKLTVNTGSALTVNDEIINRKTVDRLIVQNDANLVQNTDAAVNVGPITVNRNSTSKREDYTYWASPVKAQQLKAFSTGTLDAGFYTYNETDDKFYHIPPTTNVFGNNSAGIFESAAKGYGIRANNSFSNTVPSVFEGSFKGVPNNGLIPFALQYRGASGGYNLVGNPYSSNINFTTLVADNSTAIEGLAYFWTNINPNGPMQGSNYPSGGLFNNYAILNLTGGIPATSSVTSQANNTIKSETPTNIIKVGQGFIVKALGTGKTLNFKNATRSISSTSNFFSKGVESKEQAEVSDDRYWIHLTTPLGVVTTALVGYKKEATNQFDTNYDAELPVVGSDALYTTLADFKLGIQGRKGPLVTDDVVQLGTSHYADGSYVFSLGEREGIFTNGQKIYLRDKETGMVTNLMQNNYSFVAKSGQTNGRFELIYKSDNVLATSDLSKENLVVYKDGRDFVIKSADKKITNIEMYDVSGRLMYKEQSNNYKIVIPAENFAQGVYILKINQEGEITSRKVLK from the coding sequence ATGAATAACACTCTACTCCTGTCCTCTCAAAACACAAATCCAATTTTTACTAGAGAAAATCTTACCCAAAAGATAAAAAGTTCTATTTTTTTATTTTTAATTCTATTTTCTTCTTCTTTATTTAGCCAGACGACGATCATTCTTCCTGCTGACCAAACCAGTTGGTATGTCCCTTGTGATGTAACGACAATAACGGTAGAGGTTTGGGGAGCTGGCGGCGGCGGGCAGTCTGTTACCGGAAATGGTGTGGCAGGGAGAGGTGGAGGAGGTTCTGGAGGGGGCTATGTAAGAAATAGTTATACGGTTACTCCTAACTCCAAAATCAGTTATTCTGTAGGAATAGGTGGTAACGGTTCTGCTTCGGCTGCAAATGATGGTTCAGCTTCGTGGTTTTCAACACCTATCACTTTATTAGCGGTCGGTGGAAAAGGTGCTGCGACTATGGGAACGGGTTCAGGTACTGGGAGCATTGCGCTAACCTCAGGTAACGTCGGAGGTACAACAGTGAGTACCTATGGAGGAAATGGAGGAAATGCTACTTCAACTACCACTGGAGGAGGTGGTGCGAGTGCCGGAAACGCAAAAGGAAATAATGCGAATGGAGCTACTGGCGGAGCTGCGGCAGCCAATAGTTATGCAGGTGCCAATGGAATTAACTCAAGCTGGGGTGATGGTGTCAGTGCGACTATTGGTGCTGGTGGATCTGGGTCAAAAAAAGGAACGAGTAATGATACCTGGAAAGGTGGATCTGGCGGTCCTGGACAAATACGGATTACCTATACCAGTAGCATACCATCTAATTATTGTACCAAGGTTTTCCTTAATTCAGAACCCATTACCAATGTCACCTTTGGGGGAATCAATAATACTTCCTCTCCATTGCTATCCTCACCTGCTTATGAAAGTTTTTGTGGAATTCCCGCAAATATAGCACAGGGGCAAACGTATCCCGTTTCTTTAAAAGGGAATACAGATGGTGATTTTACCGATTATTTTACTGTATTTATTGATTTAAATAGAAATGGAAGCTTTGCCGATGCCGGCGAGCGTTTCGATATTGGAACAATTAAAAATTCGACCGGAACAGATGCTCTTGTAGCTACGAATAATATTCTAATTCCATTTTCGGCTACTTTGGGACTTACCAAGATGCGTGTGGCTAAACATTATAATAGTTATCCTGATGATTGCGATCCACAAACGTACGGTCAGGTAGAGGATTATGTGATCAACATCACGTCTCCGCCAGCTTGTACAGGAACACCTTCGGGTGGACTGGTAACGCTTACGCCAAATTCTGGAGCGCCTTCAAGTGTTTTCGTTGCAAGTGTTGCTGGCGGAAGTGGAGGAACGGGATTAACCTACCAATGGGAATCTGCAACAAGTGCGGGTGGACCTTGGACTAATGTAACAGGTGCCACTACCGCTACAGCAAATATTACAGCTGTCAATACTCCAGGCACTACCACCTATTACAAGAGAAAAATAACCTGTTCTGGGTTGTCAGGTTATTCAGATACAAAAACTTTTGTAACAGGTTCTGGAGTTTATAAAGTTCCTGCAACGGGCAATGAAACAATTACAACTTGTTCTGGAACTATTTATGATAACGGTGGAACTGGGCAGTATAATAATAGTTCTAATGGATTTACTATTATTAAACCTGCTACAGCTGGCGCATTAGTGAGATTGAATGTAGTATCATATAATGTAGAACGTAGTTATCCAGATTATGTAACGATATACGATGGAGAAGGCACTACGGGAGAAATTCTGGCCGGTGGTTTCATTCACACCTCAGGAACAGGCACATGCAGAGATTATAAATCAGATCTGCCATCTCAAATAACATCTAAAACAGGTTCGCTTACGGTCAAATTTCAGTCGGATACTGGTACACCATGTGATGGATTTGAATTTACAATAAGTTGTTTTACACCAACTCCTTGTTCAGGTGCACCAACCGCTGGGACTTTTACTCTATCTTCCAGCACAGGTGCACCTTTATCTGCATTTACTGCGACGGCTTCTGCACCTTCCACAGATGGGGGATTAATCTACCAATGGCAAATTGCAGAAACTAGCAGTGGTCCCTGGACCGATATTGCCGGTCAAACGAAGATAAATGCTGGTTTTACAGCAGTTCCAACGCCTAATACTACCAGAATTTATAGAAGAAAAGTAACCTGTACCAATTCTGGACTTGTTGCTTATACTCCTGAAAAAAGTTTTACAACAAATCCGGTAACTTATTGTACTCCTACGGTATCCAGTGGATACGCAACCACCAATTATATTACATCGGTCGCTTTTAAAGGGACTTTAGTGGAAGCTGAAAATATTCAAGCTACACCATTTAACAATACTACTGCGCCAATAGGCTACCAAGATTATACAGGATTACCTAAAAGCGTACAAGCACAGGGTGGTGGTGTCAATGTATTGATGGTAACTACCAAAGAAAGTTTATACAAAGCCTGGATTGACTGGAATGGTGATGGCGACTTCACTGATCTTGGAGAAAATATTTATAATGCGGGTGGTACAGGGCAGTTTTCAACCACGATTGGGTTTAAGATTCCTGATAATGCACCTCCGGGTGATTATAGAATCAGGATCCGAACAAGTTCAGTTGATGAAAATTTTAGCAGTTGTGGAGATATTTCTCAGAATGGAGAGACAGAAGACTATTTATTTACTGTAGTTGCTAATTGCTGGAGTATGGTAACAGGTACAACCGAGGCGACAGGTTGTGCAGGAACATCTGTGGATTTAAAAGCCGAATCTTCTGGAGTAGTTACCGAGTTTCGTTGGTATGATGCCATAAAAGGAGGATCCTTGGTAGGAACATCTCTTCCAGACGGTGCGGGAAAAACGGTATGGACGACGCCAATTCTTTCTGCAACCAAAACTTTTTACGTAACAGCCTACGGAGGCTGCGAATCTTTAAGCAGGGTTCCAGCGAAAGCTTTTATCAATCCTGTGCCGGTTATTACCTTTACCCCGTCCAGTGCGAAGGCATGTGGCGATAACTCCATCGTTAGATTGTCGGCTTCAGGGAATAACCAAACAGACTGGTTAATTAATGATAATTTTCAGGCAGCTGGAACCGGAAAATTTGTGCCCGGACGGGAATACAGTATTGATACAGGAGGACCTCTTGATATAAAAACCCAATGGACCAAACAGTCAAGTGCTTTTGTGGCCAATGGAGGAACAACCTGGACGCCTGCTGTAGCTTCTGGAGCGCAGGGCAATAACTTTTTATTTACAACTTCTGATATTGGATCCAAAAAAAGAGTAGAGACAACCTTAACTTCCATACCCTTAGATACAGGAGGATTCAATACATTAAGATTTAAGTTTAGAATGTATTATTCCCGATATTTTAAAGGGTTGAATGAAGAGCCACTCAAAGATTTTGTAAAAATACAGGTTTCGGATAATGGAGCCCCTTGGGTTGATCTGGATTATATTACCCGAAGTATTGGAGAAGCCAGTAATTTTGCTTTCCCTGGTGAAAGTGCAGCAGTTCCATTCTCATACTATGATTTAAATGCTTATAAAGGGAAAACTAATTTCAAACTTAGAATTCTCTATTACGCTGATGACTGGTGTGATGGAGTAGCGATTGACGATGTAGAATTGTATGGTGAAAAAGATTTGGCAGCTTCGTTTAGTTGGACCAAGGATCATGCTATTGATTTTTACGCTGATGCGGCAGCGACCGTGCCTTACTCGACAACAAGTTCCACCGCGGCAGTATATATTAAACCGAGCCCTGATCAGATGGAACAGTACACCAGCTGGAATATCAATGCAACAGCACTCCTAAATAATGGCTGTACCGCAACGGGTAAAGTACAGGTGGAGAATTTTAGTAAAATATGGAATAATGCAGGTACCTCTTGGAACACACCAGCAACCTGGAAACCAACAAATGGCTTACCGGATCTCAGCACATGTGTGATCGTGCGGACTCCTTTAATTGTAGACAGCTCTCTAAATCCAGCCGGTGCAATGGCAAAGAGCATCACAATTATTGAAAATGGTAAATTAACGGTCAACACCGGTAGTGCCTTAACAGTAAATGATGAGATCATCAACAGAAAAACAGTAGACCGTTTGATTGTACAAAATGATGCGAACTTGGTGCAAAATACGGATGCAGCGGTCAATGTAGGACCAATTACGGTCAATAGAAACTCTACCTCAAAACGGGAAGATTATACTTATTGGGCAAGTCCTGTTAAAGCGCAACAGTTAAAAGCATTTTCTACGGGAACGCTCGATGCTGGATTCTATACCTACAATGAAACTGATGATAAATTTTATCATATTCCTCCAACTACAAACGTTTTTGGAAATAACAGTGCTGGTATTTTCGAAAGTGCTGCCAAAGGCTATGGTATTAGAGCCAATAACAGTTTTTCCAATACAGTACCATCGGTATTTGAAGGTTCTTTTAAAGGAGTTCCTAATAATGGGTTAATTCCATTTGCGTTGCAATACAGAGGGGCTAGTGGAGGGTATAATCTTGTTGGGAATCCATATTCGTCGAATATCAATTTTACAACACTGGTTGCGGACAACAGCACGGCAATAGAAGGACTTGCTTATTTCTGGACTAATATCAATCCAAATGGACCGATGCAAGGAAGCAATTATCCTTCAGGAGGTCTTTTTAATAACTATGCTATTTTAAATCTTACAGGGGGAATACCGGCCACCAGTTCAGTGACCTCGCAGGCTAATAATACGATTAAAAGTGAAACTCCTACGAATATTATTAAAGTAGGCCAAGGTTTTATCGTGAAAGCGCTAGGTACAGGTAAGACCCTGAATTTTAAAAATGCAACCCGGTCTATTTCTTCCACTTCAAACTTTTTTAGTAAAGGAGTTGAATCAAAAGAACAGGCTGAGGTTTCAGATGATCGTTACTGGATTCATTTAACGACGCCTCTTGGGGTCGTAACCACCGCCTTGGTTGGTTATAAAAAAGAAGCCACCAATCAGTTTGATACCAATTATGACGCAGAACTTCCCGTAGTAGGATCAGATGCGTTATATACCACTTTAGCGGATTTCAAATTAGGAATTCAAGGAAGAAAAGGACCTTTGGTAACGGATGATGTCGTTCAGTTAGGAACGAGTCACTATGCTGATGGTTCTTACGTATTCAGCTTAGGGGAAAGAGAAGGAATCTTTACGAATGGCCAAAAGATCTATTTGCGTGACAAGGAAACTGGTATGGTGACGAACCTTATGCAGAACAATTATAGTTTCGTGGCCAAATCAGGACAAACCAACGGAAGATTTGAGTTAATTTATAAATCAGATAACGTTCTGGCAACCAGTGACCTGTCCAAGGAAAACCTTGTGGTATATAAAGACGGGAGAGATTTTGTTATTAAATCAGCGGATAAAAAGATTACAAACATAGAAATGTATGATGTCAGCGGTAGATTAATGTACAAAGAGCAATCTAATAATTATAAGATTGTTATTCCTGCAGAAAATTTCGCACAAGGAGTGTATATTTTAAAAATTAATCAGGAAGGGGAAATTACTTCCAGGAAAGTTTTAAAATAA
- a CDS encoding sugar transferase, producing the protein MYRSILKPITGFSIAFLSLVALSPVFLLITFLLSVSNKGNPFFIQKRPGKNGNIFHIIKFKTMNDKKCENGILLSDYERLTFVGKVVRKTSLDEIPQLINVLKGEMSIVGPRPLLPEYLDLYNEEQHRRHHVQPGITGWAQVNGRNALSWDEKFKYDVEYVEKISPILDAKIMMITVQKVIRRHGVNANNLITMEAFKGNAA; encoded by the coding sequence ATGTATCGAAGTATTCTAAAACCCATTACAGGGTTCTCGATTGCGTTTTTAAGTCTTGTCGCGTTGAGTCCCGTATTTTTATTGATCACTTTTTTGTTGTCAGTTAGTAATAAAGGGAATCCTTTTTTTATCCAGAAAAGACCCGGTAAGAACGGTAACATATTTCATATCATCAAATTTAAAACGATGAATGATAAGAAATGCGAAAATGGTATTTTATTATCGGATTATGAACGTTTGACCTTCGTAGGCAAGGTAGTTCGTAAAACATCGCTGGACGAAATTCCACAACTGATCAATGTATTGAAAGGGGAGATGAGTATTGTAGGACCGCGACCTTTACTTCCGGAATACTTAGACCTTTACAATGAAGAGCAGCACAGGAGACACCATGTGCAACCCGGAATTACGGGTTGGGCACAAGTTAACGGCAGAAACGCTTTATCCTGGGATGAGAAATTTAAATATGATGTGGAGTATGTGGAAAAAATTTCACCAATTTTAGATGCCAAGATTATGATGATCACCGTTCAAAAAGTGATTAGACGACATGGGGTGAATGCCAATAATTTAATTACAATGGAAGCTTTTAAAGGGAATGCCGCATGA
- a CDS encoding acetyltransferase, with product MILYGARGQAKVIYDLILSNNQLIEYLVDDNPPDHFPHHLEILKPTEGLLKDKNVIIAIGDNRIREIIYHRIRNWCHFETMQHYSAYVSRFTTIGEGTVIMPNVCINAEVKIGKQCIINTGSIIEHECVIEDFVHISPKASLAGNIIVKKGAHVGLGANVIQGITIGENAIIGAGAVVLKDVPANAVLVGNPGRIIRFISEEN from the coding sequence ATGATTTTATATGGAGCCAGAGGACAGGCTAAAGTTATTTACGACTTGATCCTTTCCAATAATCAATTAATAGAATATCTGGTAGACGATAATCCGCCGGACCATTTTCCGCATCATCTTGAAATTCTTAAACCAACAGAAGGATTATTAAAGGACAAAAACGTTATTATTGCTATCGGTGATAATCGCATTAGAGAAATTATTTATCATCGAATCAGAAATTGGTGTCACTTCGAGACAATGCAACATTATAGTGCGTACGTTTCTCGTTTTACAACAATAGGGGAAGGAACTGTAATTATGCCTAATGTTTGTATTAATGCTGAAGTTAAGATAGGAAAACAATGCATCATCAATACTGGAAGCATTATCGAACATGAATGTGTGATCGAAGATTTTGTACATATTTCACCAAAAGCATCTCTTGCAGGTAATATCATTGTGAAAAAAGGAGCTCACGTTGGTTTAGGGGCAAATGTGATCCAGGGCATTACCATCGGAGAAAATGCGATTATAGGTGCTGGTGCAGTTGTTTTAAAAGATGTTCCGGCAAACGCAGTTTTAGTGGGCAATCCAGGTAGAATAATTAGATTTATTTCAGAAGAAAATTAA
- a CDS encoding DegT/DnrJ/EryC1/StrS family aminotransferase produces MEEKIWLSSPHMGGGEMKYIQHAFDENWIAPLGPNVNGLEKDLEKYLGQHSHVAALSSGSAAIHLSLILLGVERGDFVICQSLTFSATANPIIYLGAQPLFVDSEKDTWNLCPNAVEEAIKFGISKGKKPKAIVTVSLYGLPYQVDEIKSLSEKYDIPVIEDSAEALGSTYKGQKCGTFGDISVISFNGNKIITTSGGGALIVKDESLKKRAVFLATQAKDDALHYEHSSIGYNYRMSNISAGIGRGQMEVLEERIAQRRANHLFYQDIFKDHPYCSLHTEPSDDFYSNHWLNIITIDPDSKIEIKEVINGFSAANIEIRPIWKPMHLQPVFMKCHYFGKSIAEDLFNRGLCLPSGSNLTQGDKQRITEIIKKTLL; encoded by the coding sequence ATGGAAGAGAAAATATGGTTATCATCTCCGCATATGGGTGGTGGAGAAATGAAGTATATTCAGCACGCGTTTGATGAAAACTGGATTGCGCCTTTAGGACCGAATGTAAATGGACTTGAAAAAGACTTAGAAAAATATTTAGGTCAGCATTCTCATGTAGCCGCTTTAAGCTCTGGATCTGCTGCGATACATCTTTCCCTGATTTTACTGGGAGTAGAGCGCGGTGATTTTGTAATTTGTCAAAGTTTAACTTTCTCTGCAACGGCTAATCCTATTATTTACTTAGGAGCGCAACCATTATTTGTAGACAGTGAAAAAGACACTTGGAATTTGTGCCCAAACGCGGTAGAAGAAGCAATCAAATTCGGGATTTCCAAAGGAAAAAAACCAAAAGCAATTGTTACCGTTAGTTTGTACGGATTACCCTACCAGGTAGATGAGATCAAATCTCTTTCGGAAAAATATGATATACCAGTTATAGAAGACAGTGCAGAAGCTTTGGGAAGTACCTACAAAGGTCAAAAGTGTGGTACATTTGGTGATATTTCAGTAATCAGTTTTAATGGAAACAAGATCATCACCACTTCTGGAGGTGGTGCATTAATTGTTAAAGATGAAAGCCTAAAAAAAAGGGCAGTCTTTTTGGCAACGCAAGCGAAAGATGATGCACTTCATTACGAACATTCTTCCATAGGATACAATTACCGGATGAGCAATATCAGTGCGGGAATTGGTAGAGGACAAATGGAGGTTTTAGAAGAGCGGATTGCCCAGCGCAGAGCAAATCACCTTTTTTATCAGGATATCTTTAAAGATCACCCTTATTGTTCCTTGCATACGGAACCTTCTGATGATTTTTATTCTAACCATTGGCTGAATATTATTACTATAGATCCTGATTCTAAGATTGAGATTAAGGAAGTAATAAACGGATTCTCGGCTGCCAATATTGAAATCAGGCCAATTTGGAAACCAATGCATTTACAGCCAGTCTTTATGAAATGTCATTATTTTGGTAAAAGCATCGCAGAAGATCTCTTTAACAGAGGGTTATGTTTACCGTCAGGTTCTAATCTCACGCAAGGCGATAAACAACGAATTACAGAAATCATAAAAAAAACACTGCTTTAA
- a CDS encoding polysaccharide biosynthesis protein yields the protein MSLRTILKKKIYGGDNLMNFSDVRYLPRWVILAIDVCLIILSVFFSRFLIEKLNASADHIFGTADLVFLIIVVLSVFFMIVFRTYSGIIRHSTFIDLFKLFLAIFSTTISVAIINFLYYFLSDNRLIFNSLPFLTLFFIVSFMFLFLFRLFVKEFFHMMRDFQRSTSRKRILVLGIDEQSVAMARAIIDNPHLPYHIVGFVTQRHDSNRAHLLGKPIYTKEKIQHSTKEEMTIDGILLINELMDKSEMNFWVTLFLEKDLQIYKAPSLQKLKSNEHEGTIKTLQIEDLLNRKPIKIENEEVRKRHLNKTILITGGAGSIGSEIVRQVALFEPQLIVVLDQAETPLYDIEIEMRSLFPQISFKFVLADISNKNRLEPLFRQYNFSMVYHAAAYKHVPLIEENPHEGILVNIQGSKNLSTLASQYKVNRFVMISTDKAVKPTNVMGASKRAAELFVQALQNTENNSTKFITTRFGNVLGSNGSVIPHFKKQIEHGGPITITHRDITRYFMTIPEACDLVLQAGTMGDGGEIFVFDMGEPIKILDLAHRMIKLSGLEPNVDIKVIYTGLRPGEKLYEELLSDDATTMPTHHEKIMISKDPTIDFEVIDGLCSNIADAACRGEKTAVVQILKDIVPEFISNNSIYEALDK from the coding sequence ATGAGTTTACGGACTATTTTGAAAAAAAAAATATACGGCGGGGATAATTTGATGAATTTTTCAGACGTTCGTTATTTACCCCGTTGGGTTATCTTGGCGATCGACGTTTGCTTGATTATTTTATCTGTATTCTTTTCTAGATTCTTAATAGAGAAATTAAATGCATCTGCCGACCATATATTTGGGACTGCAGATTTGGTTTTTCTAATAATCGTTGTATTAAGTGTGTTTTTTATGATTGTCTTTAGAACTTATTCTGGGATCATACGACACTCTACTTTTATCGATCTTTTTAAATTATTTCTGGCCATTTTCAGTACGACAATTTCAGTAGCCATTATTAATTTTCTGTATTATTTTCTTTCGGATAATAGATTGATTTTTAATTCACTTCCTTTTCTTACCCTCTTTTTTATTGTTTCCTTCATGTTCCTATTTCTTTTCAGATTATTTGTAAAGGAATTTTTTCATATGATGCGAGACTTCCAGCGCAGTACTTCGCGCAAGAGAATCTTGGTATTAGGTATTGACGAGCAATCTGTCGCGATGGCTCGTGCAATTATCGATAATCCACATCTTCCATATCATATTGTTGGTTTTGTTACGCAGCGTCATGATTCGAACAGAGCCCATCTTCTGGGAAAACCGATCTATACAAAAGAGAAAATCCAACACAGTACAAAAGAAGAAATGACAATTGACGGGATTTTACTCATCAATGAACTGATGGATAAATCCGAAATGAATTTTTGGGTAACACTCTTTCTGGAAAAGGATCTACAGATCTACAAAGCACCTTCCTTACAAAAATTGAAAAGTAATGAACATGAAGGGACGATCAAGACGTTACAAATTGAAGATCTATTGAATCGTAAACCGATCAAAATAGAAAATGAGGAGGTAAGAAAAAGACATCTCAATAAAACGATTTTAATTACAGGTGGAGCTGGTTCTATCGGTAGTGAAATTGTTAGGCAAGTTGCCCTTTTTGAACCTCAACTAATCGTAGTTTTAGATCAGGCAGAAACACCACTTTATGATATTGAAATAGAGATGCGGAGTCTGTTTCCGCAAATTTCTTTTAAATTTGTTTTGGCAGATATTTCAAATAAAAACCGCTTAGAACCGTTGTTTCGACAATATAATTTTTCAATGGTGTACCATGCGGCCGCGTATAAGCATGTCCCTTTAATTGAAGAAAACCCACATGAAGGAATTTTAGTTAATATTCAGGGAAGTAAGAACTTGTCTACTTTAGCTTCTCAATATAAGGTCAATAGATTTGTAATGATTTCGACGGACAAAGCTGTAAAACCGACCAATGTGATGGGAGCTTCTAAACGGGCTGCTGAACTTTTTGTACAGGCATTACAAAATACCGAAAATAATTCAACAAAATTTATCACCACCAGATTTGGAAATGTATTGGGCTCCAATGGCTCCGTAATTCCTCATTTTAAGAAACAAATTGAGCATGGTGGTCCTATCACTATTACCCATCGTGATATTACCCGATATTTTATGACCATTCCAGAGGCGTGTGATTTAGTTCTACAGGCAGGAACGATGGGAGATGGTGGCGAGATCTTCGTATTTGATATGGGAGAGCCGATCAAGATTTTGGACTTGGCACACCGTATGATTAAACTTTCTGGTCTGGAACCTAATGTTGATATTAAAGTAATTTATACAGGTTTACGCCCCGGTGAAAAATTGTACGAAGAATTGTTAAGCGATGATGCTACAACAATGCCTACACATCATGAAAAGATCATGATTTCAAAAGATCCCACGATTGACTTCGAGGTGATAGATGGGTTATGTAGCAACATTGCAGATGCCGCTTGTCGTGGAGAGAAAACGGCAGTAGTGCAAATACTGAAAGATATCGTACCAGAATTCATCAGTAATAATTCAATTTATGAGGCCTTGGACAAATAA
- a CDS encoding polysaccharide biosynthesis/export family protein produces MNKNIFLSLLTLSLVLFSCKTTDKASDLGYMQDIEQIATQTAINTSNTTLKEGDQLVIVITAKDMDVVKPFNQNYSSGEITNLSLPSSNTPAQGQSSVAGPTYIVDTNGQIDFPTLGKLQVAGKNLVEFQDDLRRKLTYYIKDPSVNVKITNFKITVLGEVAKPGQYIIADGQATMLTALGLAGDLTMYGKRDDVLIVRNEGGQITKQRVNMLKADFINSEFFNLKQGDVIYVSPNQTKEKTARLDPNMPIYISVAGIVVTILALVFKK; encoded by the coding sequence ATGAACAAAAACATATTTTTAAGTCTTCTAACCCTTTCATTAGTGCTGTTTTCGTGTAAAACGACAGATAAAGCAAGTGATTTGGGTTATATGCAGGATATTGAACAAATCGCTACTCAAACAGCTATTAATACCAGCAATACAACACTTAAAGAAGGCGATCAGCTGGTAATCGTAATTACCGCTAAAGATATGGATGTGGTAAAACCCTTTAATCAGAATTACTCGTCTGGGGAAATAACGAATTTATCTTTACCCAGTAGTAATACTCCAGCTCAGGGACAATCTTCAGTTGCTGGACCTACCTATATCGTTGATACGAACGGACAAATCGACTTTCCTACTTTAGGAAAATTACAAGTTGCGGGAAAAAACTTAGTTGAGTTTCAGGATGATCTAAGAAGGAAATTAACTTATTATATTAAAGATCCGTCCGTAAATGTGAAAATCACCAATTTCAAAATAACCGTACTTGGAGAAGTTGCAAAGCCTGGCCAGTATATTATTGCGGATGGACAAGCAACTATGCTTACTGCTCTGGGTTTAGCAGGAGATCTTACCATGTATGGTAAAAGAGATGATGTTTTAATTGTGCGTAATGAAGGTGGCCAAATAACCAAACAACGGGTAAATATGTTAAAAGCAGATTTTATTAACTCTGAATTTTTTAACCTTAAACAAGGGGATGTTATTTATGTTTCGCCTAATCAAACTAAAGAGAAAACAGCCAGATTAGATCCTAACATGCCGATTTATATATCAGTAGCTGGAATCGTTGTTACCATTTTAGCTTTAGTTTTCAAAAAATAA